The following coding sequences lie in one Anoplolepis gracilipes chromosome 4, ASM4749672v1, whole genome shotgun sequence genomic window:
- the Para gene encoding sodium voltage-gated channel paralytic isoform X26: MSEDSDSISEEERSLFRPFTRESLAAIEARIAEEEARQRELQQRRAEGEVRYDDEDEDEGPQPDPMFEQGGPIPVRMHNDFPPELASTPLEDIDSFYHNQRTFVVISKGKDIFRFSATDAMWMLDPFNPIRRVAIYILVHPLFSLFIITTILVNCILMIMPTTPTIESTEVIFTGIYTFESAVKVMARGFILQPFTYLRDAWNWLDFVVIALAYVTMGIDLGNLAALRTFRVLRALKTVAIVPGLKTIVGAVIESVKNLRDVIILTMFSLSVFALMGLQIYMGVLTQKCIKNFPEDGSWGNFTAENWERFNSNSSNWYVDEAKNMPLCGNSSGAGQCLPGYTCLQGYGENPNYGYTSFDTFGWALLSAFRLMTQDYWENLYQLVLRSAGPWHMLFFIVIIFLGSFYLVNLILAIVAMSYDELQKKAEEEEAAEEEAMREAEEAALAKENKAAAKEAAREAAAAAREAAAVAAEQIVKSPSDFSCHSYELFVGQEKGNDDNNKEKMSIRSIESVSDQRHIKQINNNHSAANKVRKVSAASLSLPGSPFNLRRSSRGSHQFTIRNGRGRCFVPPGGDRKPLVLSTYLDAQEHLPYADDSNAVTPMSEENGTIVVPVYYANLGSRHSSYTSHASRLSYTSHGDLAFPGIRGIDSIGKQITKQEQILRNRTNKQTTPANGHVTDTNQKSYHFETDLEDPMGKTKQQDNPFIEPSQQHTVVDMKDVMVLNDIIEQAAGRQSQTPEQGDDDEEGPTFKDKLLAGMFRCIDIFCVWDCCWLWLEFQKYVSLLVFDPFVELFITLCIVVNTLFMALDHHDMDKDMERVLKSGNYFFTATFGIEATLKLIAMSPKYYFQEGWNIFDFIIVALSLLELGLEGVQGLSVLRSFRLLRVFKLAKSWPTLNLLISIMGRTVGALGNLTFVLCIIIFIFAVMGMQLFGKNYIDNVHYFPDEELPRWNFTDFMHSFMIVFRVLCGEWIESMWDCMLVGDVSCIPFFLATVVIGNLVVLNLFLALLLSNFGSSNLSAPTADNDTNKIAEAIDRIARFIKWIKRNILYIAKLMRAKLTNQISDQAPDGIDRDGDLDLADGELDAYRDKKSAKELNQLEVAIGDGMEFTIHGDLKNKLKRGKLCMNNTKVIANSINHHDYRLDNDYINQNEDDTISNKSYGSHKNRAFKDESHKGSMDSLNGEEKKDASKEDLEQEEDLEDEGEEGDELDVDIIHADEDPIQSNYPSDCCPENCYKKFPFLAGDDDAPFWQGWANLRLKTFRLIENKYFETAVITMILLSSLALALEDVHLQQRPVLQDILYYMDRIFTVIFFLEMLIKWLALGFRKYFTNAWCWLDFIIVMVSLINFVASLCGAGGIQAFKTMRTLRALRPLRAMSRMQGMRVVVNALVQAIPSIFNVLLVCLIFWLIFAIMGVQLFAGKYYKCVDVNKTTLSYEIIPDRNACFAENYTWENSPMNFDHVGKAYLCLFQVATFKGWIQIMNDAIDSREVGKQPIRETNIYMYLYFVFFIIFGSFFTLNLFIGVIIDNFNEQKKKAGGSLEMFMTEDQKKYYNAMKKMGNKKPLKAIPRPRWRPQAIVFEIVTDKKFDMIIMLFIGLNMLTMTLDHYQQTATFSNVLDYLNMIFIVIFTSECLMKIFALRYHYFKEPWNLFDFVVVILSILGLVLSDIIEKYFVSPTLLRVVRVAKVGRVLRLVKGAKGIRTLLFALAMSLPALFNICLLLFLVMFIFAIFGMSFFMHVKDKSGLDDVYNFKTFGQSMILLFQMSTSAGWDGVLDGIINEEDCQEPNNEIGYPGNCGSSTIGIAYLLSYLVISFLIVINMYIAVILENYSQATEDVQEGLTDDDYDMYYEIWQQFDPDGTQYIRYDQLSEFLDVLEPPLQIHKPNKYKIVSMDIPICKGDLMFCVDILDALTKDFFARKGNPIEETGDLGEVQARPDEVGYEPVSSTLWRQREEYCARLIQNAWRKHKQQRLGGPSEESDDPDTDLCVRQTKVLVESDGYVTKNGHRVVIHSRSPSVTSRTADV, encoded by the exons GTACGATAtgacgacgaggacgaggacgaagGTCCTCAGCCGGATCCGATGTTCGAGCAGGGAGGGCCGATTCCGGTCCGAATGCACAACGACTTTCCACCCGAGTTGGCCTCCACACCTCTCGAGGATATCGATAGCTTCTACCACAATCAAAGG ACCTTCGTCGTCATTAGCAAAGGAAAGGACATATTCAGGTTTTCAGCAACGGACGCGATGTGGATGCTCGATCCGTTCAACCCAATACGGCGTGTGGCCATTTACATATTGGTTCACCCGCTCTTTTCCCTTTTCATCATCACCACGATATTGGTTAACTGTATACTTATGATCATGCCCACTACGCCCACCATCGAGTCCACCGA AGTGATATTTACGGGCATCTACACATTTGAGTCCGCCGTTAAGGTGATGGCGAGGGGTTTCATTCTGCAGCCTTTTACCTATCTTAGAGATGCATGGAATTGGCTCGACTTCGTAGTTATAGCTTTAGC TTATGTGACGATGGGCATAGATCTAGGCAACCTTGCCGCTCTCAGGACATTTCGAGTCCTCCGAGCCTTGAAGACTGTCGCTATTGTACCAG GTCTGAAAACCATTGTCGGCGCTGTGATAGAATCCGTGAAGAACCTGCGCGATGTGATAATCCTGACGATGTTCTCCCTCTCCGTCTTTGCGCTTATGGGCCTTCAGATTTACATGGGGGTCCTCACGCAAAAGTGTATAAAAAACTTTCCTGAGGACGGCTCCTGGGGTAATTTCACCGCCGAGAATTGGGAGCGATTCAATAGTAACTCAA GTAATTGGTACGTGGACGAGGCCAAAAATATGCCCTTATGCGGAAATTCATCGGGGGCGGG GCAGTGCCTTCCCGGCTACACGTGTTTACAAGGATATGGCGAGAATCCGAATTACGGTTACACGAGCTTCGATACTTTCGGCTGGGCGTTGCTCTCCGCTTTCCGTCTCATGACTCAGGATTATTGGGAAAATCTGTATCAACTGGTATTGAGATCAGCTGGACCGTGGCACATGCTCTTCTTCATCGTCATCATCTTCCTCGGATCCTTCTATCTCGTCAACTTGATTCTCGCTATTGTCGCGATGTCGTACGACGAGTTGCAAAAGAAGGCCGAAGAGGAAGAGGCTGCCGAGGAAGAAGCTATGAGA GAAGCCGAGGAAGCTGCACTGGCGAAGGAGAACAAGGCTGCAGCAAAAGAGGCAGCACGAGAGGCCGCCGCAGCCGCGAGGGAAGCCGCAGCGGTGGCTGCCGAACAGATTGTCAAGTCCCCATCGGATTTTTCGTGTCACAGTTACGAGCTGTTCGTCGGCCAGGAGAAGGGTAACGACGACAACAACAAGGAGAAGATGAGCATACGTTCAATCGAGTCCGTCAGCGATCAGAGGCACATCAAGCAGATCAACAACAACCACAGCGCTGCCAATAAAGTGCGAAAAGTCAGCGCC GCGAGCCTGAGCCTACCCGGCTCACCGTTCAATCTGCGACGCAGCAGCCGTGGCAGCCACCAATTTACAATACGCAATGGTCGCGGTCGATGCTTCGTCCCCCCGGGCGGTGACCGGAAGCCCCTCGTGCTGTCAACGTACCTGGACGCCCAGGAGCATCTACCCTACGCCGACGACTCGAACGCGGTCACGCCTATGTCCGAGGAGAACGGCACGATCGTGGTGCCGGTGTACTATGCGAATCTCGGCTCCCGTCACTCGTCGTACACCTCCCACGCCTCGCGGCTCTCCTACACGTCCCACGGCGACCTGGCGTTCCCCGGTATCCGCGGCATCGACAGCATCGGCAAACAGATCACCAAGCAGGAGCAGATCCTCAGGAATCGCACCAACAAACAGACGACGCCTGCCAACGGCCATGTTACCGACACCAATCAGAAGTCCTATCACTTT GAAACCGATCTGGAGGATCCCATGGGCAAGACCAAGCAACAAGACAATCCGTTTATCGAGCCGTCTCAGCAGCACACGGTGGTCGACATGAAGG ACGTGATGGTGTTAAACGACATCATCGAGCAGGCTGCCGGTCGCCAGAGTCAGACGCCGGAGCAAGGAG ACGACGATGAAGAAGGGCCTACGTTCAAGGACAAGTTATTGGCCGGAATGTTCCGTTGTATCGACATCTTTTGCGTCTGGGACTGCTGCTGGCTCTGGCTCGAGTTTCAAAAGTACGTGTCCTTGTTGGTCTTTGATCCGTTCGTAGAACTCTTCATCACGCTCTGCATCGTCGTCAATACGCTCTTCATGGCGTTGGATCACCACGATATGGACAAAGATATGGAGAGAGTTCTCAAATCTGGCAATTAC TTCTTCACCGCAACATTCGGTATCGAAGCCACTCTGAAGTTGATAGCGATGAgtccaaaatattattttcaagaagGCTGGAACATCTTTGACTTTATAATCGTCGCTCTTTCACTTCTGGAGTTGGGTCTGGAAGGTGTACAAGGTCTATCGGTATTACGATCATTCAGATTG CTAAGAGTGTTCAAGTTGGCTAAATCGTGGCCTACGCTGAATCTGCTAATCTCCATCATGGGCAGAACGGTGGGTGCGCTGGGTAATTTGACGTTCGTATTGTGCATCATTATCTTCATCTTCGCCGTGATGGGTATGCAGCTTTTCGGCAAGAATTACATCGACAACGTTCACTACTTCCCGGACGAGGAGTTGCCCAGATGGAACTTTACCGATTTCATGCACTCTTTCATGATCGTTTTCCGAGTACTATGCGGAGAGTGGATTGAGTCTATGTGGGATTGCATGCTGGTGGGCGATGTCTCTTGTATACCATTCTTCTTAGCTACCGTCGTCATCGGTAACTTGGTC GTCCTGAACCTCTTCTTAGCTCTGTTGCTCAGCAACTTTGGCTCGTCAAATCTGTCAGCCCCGACCGCGGACAACGACACGAACAAGATCGCGGAGGCGATCGATCGCATAGCGCGTTTCATTAAGTGGATCAAGCgaaatattctttacattGCTAAATTGATGCGAGCCAAACTCACCAATCAGATATCCGATCAGGCGCCAG ATGGGATTGATCGCGATGGGGACCTAGATCTTGCAGATGGCGAATTGGATGCGTACAGAGACAAGAAGAGCGCCAAAGAGCTCAACCAGCTTGAAGTAGCCATTGGCGATGGGATGGAGTTCACCATTCACG GAGATTTGAAGAACAAGCTGAAGAGAGGCAAGCTGTGCATGAACAATACAAAGGTTATCGCGAATTCAATTAATCACCACGATTATAGACTCGACAACGATTATATTAATCAGAACGAGGATGACACCATCAG TAATAAATCATACGGCAGCCACAAAAACCGGGCATTTAAGGACGAAAGTCACAAAGGCAGTATGGACTCGTTGAATGGCGAGGAGAAGAAAGATGCCAGCAAAGAAGATTTGGAGCAGGAAGAAG ATCTAGAAGACGAGGGCGAAGAAGGTGACGAGCTCGACGTCGACATCATACACGCGGACGAAGATCCCATTCAATCGAATTATCCTTCCGACTGCTGTCCGGAAAATTGCTACAAGAAATTCCCATTCCTGGCCGGTGATGACGACGCTCCGTTTTGGCAAGGTTGGGCGAACCTGCGATTAAAGACCTTCCGGCTGATCGAGAACAAGTACTTCGAGACTGCCGTCATCACCATGATCCTTCTGAGTAGCTTGGCCTTG GCTTTGGAGGACGTTCATCTGCAACAACGACCTGTCCTACAGGACATATTGTATTACATGGACCGAATATTCACTGTGATATTCTTCCTCGAGATGTTGATCAAGTGGCTGGCTCTAGGATTTAGGAAGTATTTCACAAACGCCTGGTGCTGGCTCGACTTCATCATCGTCATG GTATCGCTCATTAACTTCGTAGCGTCGCTCTGTGGCGCTGGCGGGATTCAAGCCTTCAAAACAATGCGGACCCTAAGGGCCCTAAGGCCGCTCAGGGCGATGTCTAGAATGCAGGGGATGCGG GTAGTCGTTAATGCCTTGGTCCAAGCCATTCCATCTATCTTCAACGTGTTGCTGGTATGCCTTATTTTCTGGCTTATATTCGCTATCATGGGAGTACAGCTATTCGCTGGCAAATATTACAAG TGCGTCGACGTGAACAAGACGACACTCAGCTACGAGATAATACCAGATCGGAACGCCTGCTTCGCAGAGAATTACACGTGGGAGAACTCACCAATGAATTTCGATCACGTCGGGAAAGCATATCTGTGCCTATTCCAAGTGGCGACTTTCAAAGGGTGGATCCAAATCATGAATGACGCGATCGATTCCAGGGAG gTCGGCAAGCAGCCGATTCGCGAAACAAACATTTACATGTACCTCTACTTCgtgtttttcattatatttggATCGTTTTTTACCCTCAACCTATTCATTGGTGTGATCATCGACAACTTTAACGAGCAAAAGAAGAAGGCTGGCGGATCCCTCGAGATGTTCATGACAGAAGATCAGAAGAAATATTACAACGCCATGAAGAAAATGGGCAATAAGAAGCCTCTGAAAGCCATTCCTCGACCGAgg TGGCGACCGCAGGCGATAGTGTTTGAAATAGTGACGGACAAAAAGTTCGATATGATAATCATGCTGTTCATTGGGCTAAACATGCTCACGATGACGTTGGACCATTATCAACAAACCGCAACGTTCAGCAATGTTCTGGACTATCTCAACATGATATTCATTGTGATATTCACCAGCGAGTGTCTCATGAAGATCTTCGCTCTGCGCTACCACTACTTCAAGGAGCCATGGAACCTCTTTGATTTTGTTGTTgttatattgtcaatattag GTCTGGTGCTCAGCgacattattgaaaaatatttcgtatcgCCGACTTTGCTTCGTGTAGTGAGAGTGGCGAAGGTCGGTCGTGTGCTTCGACTCGTGAAAGGTGCCAAGGGTATCCGAACTCTTCTCTTCGCCCTGGCGATGTCGTTGCCGGCCCTCTTTAATATTTGCCTACTGCTGTTTTTGGTGATGTTTATCTTCGCGATATTCGGAATGTCTTTCTTCATGCACGTCAAAGACAAGAGCGGACTCGACGACGTGTACAATTTCAAAACGTTTGGACAGTCCATGATACTGCTATTTCAG atGTCGACATCGGCCGGTTGGGACGGTGTTCTCGACGGTATAATAAACGAGGAGGACTGCCAGGAGCCGAACAACGAGATCGGCTACCCGGGCAACTGCGGCTCCTCGACGATCGGGATCGCTTATCTGCTCTCGTATCTCGTCATCAGCTTCCTGATCGTCATCAACATGTACATCGCCGTGATTCTCGAGAATTACTCGCAGGCCACCGAAGACGTGCAGGAGGGCCTGACGGACGACGACTATGACATGTACTACGAGATTTGGCAGCAGTTCGATCCGGACGGCACGCAGTACATCAGATACGACCAGCTGTCGGAGTTTCTTGATGTATTGGAACCCCCGTTGCAGATACATAAGCCCAATAAATACAAGATCGTGTCGATGGATATCCCCATATGTAAGGGTGACCTTATGTTTTGCGTGGATATCCTCGACGCCCTCACCAAGGACTTTTTCGCACGGAAGGGAAATCCAATCGAAGAGACGGGCGATTTAGGCGAGGTCCAGGCACGGCCCGACGAAGTCGGCTACGAGCCGGTCTCATCCACCCTGTGGCGGCAGCGCGAGGAATATTGCGCTCGTCTTATACAGAATGCCTGGAGGAAGCACAAGCAGCAACGGCTTGGCGGGCCGAGCGAGGAGAGCGACGATCCGGACACGGATCTGTGCGTACGGCAGACCAAGGTGCTGGTCGAGAGCGACGGTTACGTCACGAAGAACGGTCATCGCGTTGTCATACACAGCCGATCGCCGAGTGTCACTTCGAGAACCGCGGACGTCTGA